A portion of the Pedobacter cryoconitis genome contains these proteins:
- a CDS encoding VOC family protein, translating into MNIKYAHTNIITKDWKELARFYEIVFNCIAVPPIRKYQGEWLEKGTGVFGANLQGVQLRLPGYGDNGPTLEIYQYSEMINAERQLANQKGFGHIAFKVEDIAGVLAIALKNGASKIGELSEHHFDNIGVFRFIYISDPDGNIIELLNWS; encoded by the coding sequence ATGAACATAAAGTATGCGCATACCAACATTATAACAAAGGATTGGAAGGAACTTGCACGTTTCTATGAAATCGTGTTTAATTGCATAGCGGTTCCACCTATACGAAAATATCAAGGGGAGTGGCTTGAAAAAGGCACCGGCGTCTTTGGTGCGAATTTACAAGGGGTACAATTACGGCTACCTGGCTATGGGGATAATGGACCCACATTAGAAATCTATCAGTATTCAGAAATGATTAATGCTGAAAGACAACTAGCCAATCAAAAAGGATTTGGACATATCGCATTTAAGGTAGAGGATATTGCGGGGGTTTTAGCAATAGCATTAAAGAATGGAGCATCGAAAATTGGAGAGCTAAGCGAACATCATTTTGATAATATCGGTGTATTTAGGTTTATTTACATCTCAGACCCGGACGGGAATATAATAGAACTCCTAAACTGGAGTTGA
- a CDS encoding START-like domain-containing protein gives MSEKKKFTLEYELKSSPRILFSFISEPNGLSQWFADDVVFRDQVYTFTWDDEVQKAKMLSFKENKMVKFKWIDDEPHCYFEMEIVQDELTNDVALSITDFATEETLKERTQIWDNQITYLHSVIGA, from the coding sequence ATGTCAGAAAAGAAAAAATTTACCCTGGAATATGAGTTGAAGTCGTCTCCGCGTATTTTGTTTAGCTTTATAAGTGAGCCAAATGGCTTGTCTCAATGGTTTGCTGATGATGTAGTTTTCCGTGATCAGGTTTATACCTTCACCTGGGATGATGAAGTGCAGAAAGCAAAAATGTTAAGTTTTAAAGAAAATAAGATGGTGAAGTTCAAATGGATTGATGATGAACCACACTGTTATTTTGAAATGGAAATTGTACAGGATGAATTAACGAACGATGTAGCCCTGTCTATTACTGATTTCGCAACTGAAGAAACACTTAAAGAAAGAACCCAGATTTGGGATAACCAGATTACTTACCTCCATAGTGTAATCGGAGCATAG
- a CDS encoding LptF/LptG family permease — translation MKKIHILLLKAFIRPFIVTFFIVMFILLMFFLFKYVDDLIGKGFEWYTIVELMFYASAANVSMALPLAILLSSIMTFGTLGENYELVAIKSAGISLQKAMRPLLVLIIGIAFSSFLFSEYMLPKANLKFGSLLWDVRNKKLSFLIKEGVFNNSIPGYSIRVDEKGADGTSLKGIMIYDHTGNQGVAKIIVAKDGTMNTTKDKQYLILKLNDGVRYEESSGQNKGYDPRQQLTRMRFGQTEQKFDLSSFKMNRTDENSFRSNNQMLNLKGLTHKSDSLTKELDSVNRYARVNIGNYYKQNNYTKGYTKAKVAPAKINADILTEFPEAKRMNIVQAALDQANSIKQTVEGKIPDHEDKVANLIRIRIEYQRKFTLAVSCLMLFFIGAPLGAIIRKGGLGLPVVMAIIFFLFYHIISTVAEKSANQGNIHPVVGIWMAIIVLSPVGAFLTYKATVDSALFDLTYYKSLVMRLFKKSKASGK, via the coding sequence TTGAAAAAGATACACATACTACTTCTTAAAGCATTCATAAGACCATTTATCGTCACTTTTTTTATAGTGATGTTTATTTTGCTTATGTTTTTCCTGTTCAAATATGTAGATGATCTGATCGGAAAGGGATTTGAATGGTATACGATTGTGGAGCTGATGTTTTATGCCTCAGCTGCAAATGTATCGATGGCTTTGCCATTAGCGATATTACTGTCCTCTATCATGACTTTCGGGACATTAGGGGAGAACTATGAGCTGGTGGCAATTAAATCGGCAGGGATCTCCTTACAAAAGGCTATGCGGCCATTACTCGTACTAATCATTGGCATTGCTTTTTCATCTTTTCTGTTTTCAGAATACATGCTGCCAAAAGCCAACCTTAAATTTGGCTCCCTGCTATGGGATGTCAGGAATAAGAAATTGTCTTTTCTGATTAAAGAAGGTGTATTTAATAATAGTATCCCTGGTTATTCAATTCGTGTAGATGAAAAAGGAGCGGATGGTACCTCTTTAAAAGGGATCATGATATATGACCATACCGGAAATCAGGGTGTAGCAAAAATCATTGTGGCTAAGGATGGCACAATGAATACCACTAAAGACAAACAATACCTGATTTTAAAGCTGAATGACGGGGTCAGGTACGAAGAGTCCAGCGGACAAAATAAAGGGTATGATCCAAGGCAGCAATTAACCAGGATGCGCTTTGGGCAAACAGAACAGAAATTTGATCTGTCCAGTTTTAAAATGAACCGGACAGATGAGAATAGTTTCAGGTCAAATAACCAGATGCTCAACCTTAAGGGGCTGACCCATAAATCAGATTCCCTGACGAAAGAGCTGGATAGTGTAAACCGGTATGCAAGGGTTAATATTGGCAACTACTATAAACAGAACAATTATACTAAAGGTTATACCAAAGCTAAAGTTGCGCCGGCAAAAATTAATGCAGATATCCTGACTGAATTTCCCGAAGCTAAAAGGATGAATATCGTTCAGGCCGCATTAGATCAGGCCAATTCAATTAAACAGACTGTAGAGGGCAAGATTCCGGATCATGAAGATAAGGTGGCAAACCTGATCAGAATCAGAATAGAATACCAGCGGAAATTTACATTAGCAGTTTCCTGTTTGATGTTGTTCTTTATTGGTGCTCCGCTAGGGGCCATTATCCGCAAAGGCGGTCTGGGTTTACCTGTAGTTATGGCCATTATCTTCTTTCTTTTTTACCATATCATTTCTACGGTAGCAGAAAAGTCTGCCAATCAGGGTAATATACATCCTGTGGTTGGTATCTGGATGGCAATTATTGTCTTATCGCCAGTTGGGGCATTTTTAACCTATAAAGCCACAGTCGATTCCGCACTCTTTGATCTTACTTACTATAAGTCACTGGTCATGAGACTTTTCAAAAAGAGCAAGGCCTCCGGTAAATAA
- a CDS encoding bifunctional 3,4-dihydroxy-2-butanone-4-phosphate synthase/GTP cyclohydrolase II, with the protein MEIKLNAIEDAVAAIKAGKVVIVVDDEDRENEGDFLTAAGNATPEVINFMATHGRGLICAAITEERCDELNLELMVGKNTAAYETNFTVSVDLIGHGCTTGISASDRSKTILALINPDTNPDELGRPGHIFPLRAKDGGVLRRAGHTEAAVDLARLAGMVPAGVLVEIMKEDGEMARLPDLIKIAAQHNLKIISIKDLIAYRLKNDSLIKEEVTINLPTEWGDFKMTAYTQLENNATHLALSKGEWTADEAILVRVHSSCVTGDIFGSCRCDCGPQLHKALQMIEKEGKGIVVYMNQEGRGIGLVNKLLSYNLQDAGFDTVEANIKLGFKGDERDYGVGAQILRAQGVRKMRLMSNNPTKRAGLIGYGLEVVENIPIEIVSNLHNETYLKTKRDKMGHTIMKG; encoded by the coding sequence ATGGAAATTAAACTGAACGCAATAGAAGATGCTGTTGCAGCTATAAAAGCCGGTAAAGTTGTTATTGTTGTTGACGATGAGGATCGTGAAAATGAAGGCGACTTCCTTACTGCCGCTGGTAATGCAACACCTGAAGTTATCAACTTCATGGCAACACACGGAAGAGGCCTGATCTGTGCCGCAATTACTGAAGAAAGATGTGATGAATTAAATCTGGAGCTGATGGTCGGTAAAAACACTGCAGCTTATGAAACTAATTTTACGGTCTCTGTAGATCTGATAGGACATGGTTGTACCACCGGTATTTCTGCGTCTGATCGTTCTAAGACAATCCTGGCATTAATTAATCCTGATACGAACCCTGATGAACTGGGCAGACCCGGACATATATTCCCTTTGCGTGCTAAAGACGGTGGGGTACTGAGACGTGCAGGCCATACAGAAGCAGCTGTAGATTTAGCGAGATTAGCTGGCATGGTACCTGCAGGAGTGCTGGTCGAAATTATGAAAGAAGACGGGGAGATGGCAAGATTGCCTGACCTGATCAAAATAGCAGCACAGCACAATTTGAAAATAATCTCTATTAAAGATCTGATTGCTTATCGCCTGAAAAACGATAGCCTGATTAAAGAAGAGGTTACGATTAATCTGCCTACAGAATGGGGAGATTTTAAAATGACTGCTTATACACAACTGGAAAACAATGCTACGCATTTAGCCTTAAGCAAAGGCGAATGGACAGCAGATGAAGCTATATTAGTCAGAGTGCACAGTTCATGTGTTACCGGTGATATTTTTGGCTCCTGCCGATGCGATTGCGGCCCTCAGCTGCATAAAGCATTACAGATGATTGAAAAAGAAGGTAAAGGAATTGTAGTTTATATGAACCAGGAAGGCCGTGGTATCGGTCTGGTGAATAAACTGTTGTCTTATAACCTTCAGGATGCTGGTTTTGATACCGTAGAAGCGAATATTAAATTAGGCTTTAAAGGTGATGAACGTGATTATGGGGTAGGTGCACAGATTTTAAGAGCACAGGGCGTTCGTAAAATGCGCCTGATGTCTAATAACCCTACTAAAAGAGCCGGGCTGATTGGTTATGGTTTAGAAGTTGTAGAGAATATCCCGATTGAAATTGTGAGCAATTTACATAACGAGACTTACCTGAAAACAAAAAGAGATAAAATGGGCCATACTATAATGAAGGGGTAG